The genomic region GATCCGCAAAATCTGGTGGGAAAAATACCTCTTGCCCCGGCGCGTAAAAAAAGATAAATGCGACCTTTTTTTCAGTCTCTATCAATGTCCGACCATTCTCAAAAAGGGGACGAAACACTTAATGCTGGTGCATGATATTGTGCCCAGTCTTTTTCCTAAATATCTCAACAACGCGCGCAAAAGGCAATATCAGATTCTGACTGAGCGAGCGATTGAACAGGCGGACAAGGTGCTGACAGTCTCAAAAAGGACGGAAAAAGACCTTGTGCAATATCTCAATATTACAGCGGACAGAATTTCTACAAGTTATATCAGTGTGGATGAGCTTTACAAAAAACCGGCCACATTGGAAAATAGCCGGAAAGTTTTAAAAAAATACAAATTAAGTCCCGGCTACATTTTTGCCGGCGGGGGAATGGAGATTAGAAAAAATATCGACGGGGTGATTCAGGCCTACAAATTGCTTTTAGAAAAAAATAAAAATCTGCAATTTGTCGAAACAATACCAAGATTAGTGATTTATGGAAAACTGCAACCCAATCTGTCTCTTGCGATTGACGCGGAAAAGTTAGTCAAAGAATTGAACCTGACTAAATATGTCAAATTTCTCGGCGCTGTGCCACAGGAACATTTGCCGGCGCTTTTCAAAAATGCCCTATTTTTTATCTACCCTTCGCATTATGAAGGCTTTGGAATGCCGGTGCTGGAAGCAATGAATCAGGGCACGCCAGTCATCACGGCCAAAAATTCTTCCTTGCCTGAAGTCGGTTTGGATGCTACGCTATATTGTCACGCGGATGACACAAGGGAAGTCTCGCTCGTGATGAAAAAAGTGCTGACCGATGCGCATTTGCGTGACGTCCTCTCACAAAGAGGTCGTGAACGTGCCAAGTTTTTTTCTTGGGATAAGTTTGTGGGGAGGTTTTATAATATAATACAAAACCACTGATTAGCACCTGATTTTCCTGATTACACTGAATTTTTATGTTTTCATATATCAAACAACTAGCAGAAAAACTAAATAACACCAAAACTTACCTAGTTTTAACTAACGTTTTTTTGTTTTTCTTTTTGATTCTATTTAACAATCTCGGCTTGCTTCCGATGAGGACGGGGGATTTCGTTTTTTTTACTGTTTTAGTTTTAGCCTTTGCGCTCTATCGTCCTGGTTGGGCGTTTCTCTTTTTCATCGGTACAATTGCATTGGAAAACATCAATCTCGCTCCGGTAAGACTGGGTTTAGCTGTTCGCCCATATCAACTTATCGGCGGTCTGCTTTTTCTCGCAGTCACAATTCGGTTTTTTTCTAAACACTTGAATTTTAAGTTGACCAGATTGAATTGGTTGGATTATCTAGTTTTTCTTATTCCGCTGGCTAGTCTTTTGAATGTTTTCAATGCGCCAAACACAGGGGTTGGGCTGAAGCTGACATTAGTGCTTATTTCTTTTGTCGCGCTTTATCTTTTAACGAGAAATTATATTCAAAATATAACGGACTTGAAAAAAGTCCTGCCATTTTTCTTCAGTTCCACTTTCGTCATCATACTCTACGGCTTTTGGCAAAACATCCGCTTTGCTCACGGAATCAATTCTTTTTCTGTCATGCCCGGAAGACCAAATGGCACGCTCACTGAACCGGACTGGCTCGGTTTCTATCTTCTCCTAGCCCTCGCAGGAATTTATGCGCTGATTTATTATTTCCAACAAAACACGCAAAAAAAAGAGCAGGCCACTGGTCGCCTCATATTGATTTCAGTTCATGTTTTTTTGATTCTTACTTTTGCACTACTACTTATTTCCGTTTCACGCAGCGCCTGGCTCGGAGTAGGAGTCACAACTGTTTTGTTTGTTTTCTCCATCCTAACTAATTTAAAATTTAACTTTCGTAATTGGCAATGGAAACTGGCAATGAAAATTAGTTTGGGAATAATTTGTACGTTCGTCATTAGTCTCGGGGCGATCTATTTTTTCCATCTGACCACTTTTCAATTATTTAATCGCGCGGTGAGCACTGGAGGAGAACAGAAAATCACGATTGCTTGCGATTCAAATTGCGTACAGACGAGGCAATGCCTCGTCTCTACGGGTGCAACAATTCACGATGTTTCTGAATTAGCACAATACGGTTGCCGCCAAATTAATCTGGAAGAAATTGCAACAGAAAAAAATCAGGGCAAATTTGTGACCGAAGTTAATCGCAATGATCCTAATGTTAGCGTGCGCGCCGAAGTCTATCGCAATAGCCTCTCGCAAATCAAGGCGCATCCAATCTTGGGCATCGGCTGGGCAAATATCCCGCAAGTGCTGGGAAAAGATCCGCGAGGAGTAAATCTCAATTCCAGTAATATTTTCTTAGAAACCTACCTCGGCAGCGGCCTCATCGGATTTTTGAGTCTGCTCATAATTTTAGGCGCAATTTTTATTCGAGCAATCATTTTGTTTTTCAAAGAAACTGACCCAGAACAAAAGACTTTCGCCCTATTTATCCTCGCTTCCTGGACCGGCTTAGTAATTTTCAACCTCTTCAATGCCGGGATAATGCTAGGCTTCTTTTGGGTCTGGCTGGGGATTGCGGGTGCATTAAAATTAGAAAGAAATTAGGGATAATTGATAAAAAATGATGATAATAGCCAAAAAAGAGCAAGACGTGGATCTGATTAAATATTCCAACCAAAAGCTTATTGTAGACATCTGGAATTTTTTAAAACCATACAGATGGCGTTTTTTTATTGCGTCACTTTCCAGATTTATTAGTGATGTTTCAAATCTGTATATTGCATACGGGTTTGCTCTTATAGTAACTTTTTTTAGTAAATACAGTATTGGAGAATCGTTGAAGTATGCTTGGATTACCCTAATTATTTTACTTGCCGCCTATGTCTCCAAGTATGTTTTTAGAATTTTTGGTAAATATCTTGGTTATCAAGTAGCTGAGAGGGTTGCGCTTGATTCTCAAATCGCAGTGATTAATCATCTAGCACTACTTGATATTGCTTGGCATGAAAAAGAAAATGCGGGAAATAAGTTAAAAAGAATCCAAAAGGGCTCTGATGGGTTGGAGCGTATTTTGCGTATGTGGATAAATAATTTAATTGAGATTGGGGTCAACTTTGTCGGTATGATCTTTATTTTAAGTAGGTTTGATAGATTCGTGGGCGTGGCGATGATCGTTTTTTTGACTAGCTATTTTACTGTTTCTTTTTTCCTTTTAAAAAAGGCGTCTTCTGTTTCGCAAGAGGTTGATATTATGGAAGAGGGTGTTTCGGGTTTAATGTTTCAAACCATTAATAACATAAGGAGCGTGAAGGTGCTGGCTATGGCAGAAAGGCTTTTAAAAATTATAAACGATCAAATCACAGAACTTTTTGGTAAAATAAAAAAACGTATTTTTCGTTTTCAGTTCCGTGCTATAAGTGTTAGCTTGTTGACAACATTTTTCAGGATTGGGATAATGGTTTTAATTATATATGGCATCGCGCAGGGAAAGTATGAAGTAGGCATTCTTGTTCTGTTCTATGGTTATTTTGATAGCTTGGTTGCTTCTGTCGATGAATTGTCCGAGACGACACAGGATTTAATTGTTTGCAAGTACGGCATAGCGCGCATGCAAAGAACACTAAATGAGCCGGTGATCATTGATGCTGAAAAAGATAAAATTGAACTTCCCGCGAATTGGAAAAAAATCACAGTCAAAAATTTGTCGTTCGCTTATGGAGAAAACGAGGTACTTAAAAATATTTCATTTGAAATAAATCGCGGAGAACGCATTGGCATGGTGGGACTTTCTGGAGCGGGCAAATCAACACTGCTAAAATTACTACTCAAGGAAAATGAAAATTACCAGGGCGAGATTTTGTTTGACAATTTATCGCTAAAGCAAATCAAAAAGAAATCATATCTTAGGCAAGTCGGAGTAGTCTTGCAAGATACTGAGGTTTTCAACTTTACTTTGCGCGATAATATCACAATTGCCAGCCCAAAAGATCGAAAAAAGCAAGATTTGACCAAGGCACTTGAGATTGCGCATGTAGCTGACTTCACTAATAAGCTTCCGCAGGGACTTGATACATTTATTGGAGAAAAGGGCATCAAGCTTTCGGGTGGGGAAAAACAAAGACTGGGAATTGCGAGGGCAGTGTATAAGCAACCAGAGATATTACTATTAGACGAGGCTACTTCCCATCTGGATTTGGAATCAGAGGAGAAAATTAAGGATTCGCTGCACCAGGTTTTTCAAAAAGTTACCGCAGTAGTAATAGCGCATCGTTTGACGACTATTCGCGAG from Parcubacteria group bacterium harbors:
- a CDS encoding glycosyltransferase family 1 protein translates to MRIGINASFCRKPYSGIGQVTINFLKKLITEEAKNLPTGQAGIKQKNNLEFILYLEEDLPADFVLPENFQKKIFLPIYRRDDLIRKIWWEKYLLPRRVKKDKCDLFFSLYQCPTILKKGTKHLMLVHDIVPSLFPKYLNNARKRQYQILTERAIEQADKVLTVSKRTEKDLVQYLNITADRISTSYISVDELYKKPATLENSRKVLKKYKLSPGYIFAGGGMEIRKNIDGVIQAYKLLLEKNKNLQFVETIPRLVIYGKLQPNLSLAIDAEKLVKELNLTKYVKFLGAVPQEHLPALFKNALFFIYPSHYEGFGMPVLEAMNQGTPVITAKNSSLPEVGLDATLYCHADDTREVSLVMKKVLTDAHLRDVLSQRGRERAKFFSWDKFVGRFYNIIQNH
- a CDS encoding O-antigen ligase family protein gives rise to the protein MFSYIKQLAEKLNNTKTYLVLTNVFLFFFLILFNNLGLLPMRTGDFVFFTVLVLAFALYRPGWAFLFFIGTIALENINLAPVRLGLAVRPYQLIGGLLFLAVTIRFFSKHLNFKLTRLNWLDYLVFLIPLASLLNVFNAPNTGVGLKLTLVLISFVALYLLTRNYIQNITDLKKVLPFFFSSTFVIILYGFWQNIRFAHGINSFSVMPGRPNGTLTEPDWLGFYLLLALAGIYALIYYFQQNTQKKEQATGRLILISVHVFLILTFALLLISVSRSAWLGVGVTTVLFVFSILTNLKFNFRNWQWKLAMKISLGIICTFVISLGAIYFFHLTTFQLFNRAVSTGGEQKITIACDSNCVQTRQCLVSTGATIHDVSELAQYGCRQINLEEIATEKNQGKFVTEVNRNDPNVSVRAEVYRNSLSQIKAHPILGIGWANIPQVLGKDPRGVNLNSSNIFLETYLGSGLIGFLSLLIILGAIFIRAIILFFKETDPEQKTFALFILASWTGLVIFNLFNAGIMLGFFWVWLGIAGALKLERN
- a CDS encoding ABC transporter ATP-binding protein, whose product is MMIIAKKEQDVDLIKYSNQKLIVDIWNFLKPYRWRFFIASLSRFISDVSNLYIAYGFALIVTFFSKYSIGESLKYAWITLIILLAAYVSKYVFRIFGKYLGYQVAERVALDSQIAVINHLALLDIAWHEKENAGNKLKRIQKGSDGLERILRMWINNLIEIGVNFVGMIFILSRFDRFVGVAMIVFLTSYFTVSFFLLKKASSVSQEVDIMEEGVSGLMFQTINNIRSVKVLAMAERLLKIINDQITELFGKIKKRIFRFQFRAISVSLLTTFFRIGIMVLIIYGIAQGKYEVGILVLFYGYFDSLVASVDELSETTQDLIVCKYGIARMQRTLNEPVIIDAEKDKIELPANWKKITVKNLSFAYGENEVLKNISFEINRGERIGMVGLSGAGKSTLLKLLLKENENYQGEILFDNLSLKQIKKKSYLRQVGVVLQDTEVFNFTLRDNITIASPKDRKKQDLTKALEIAHVADFTNKLPQGLDTFIGEKGIKLSGGEKQRLGIARAVYKQPEILLLDEATSHLDLESEEKIKDSLHQVFQKVTAVVIAHRLTTIREMDKILVIEKGEIIESGSFDELYAAKGRLYELWEKQKF